A single region of the Thermodesulfatator indicus DSM 15286 genome encodes:
- the rpsR gene encoding 30S ribosomal protein S18 — translation MANDTQSTVRRRRFYPRKKICRFCADPNLKIDYKEPEILKAFITERGKIIPRRQTGTCAKHQRQLTTAIKRARIMALLPFIADIEDAEFVR, via the coding sequence ATGGCCAACGATACCCAAAGCACAGTAAGACGTCGTCGGTTTTATCCGCGTAAAAAAATATGTCGTTTTTGCGCTGATCCCAATTTGAAGATTGACTATAAAGAACCCGAAATACTCAAGGCCTTTATCACCGAAAGAGGCAAAATTATTCCCCGTCGGCAGACTGGCACTTGTGCTAAACATCAGCGTCAGCTAACCACAGCTATTAAACGGGCTCGCATTATGGCCCTCTTGCCTTTTATTGCTGACATTGAAGACGCAGAGTTCGTGAGATAG
- the rpsF gene encoding 30S ribosomal protein S6: MAEKLRKYETLFVIHPDHTDAKDEIVEKISQIIQQDGGEVLKQDDWGMRKLAYPIEKKRQGYYYLMEFAAPAQTPPKLEQTFRIDERIMRFIVVKLDEKYEPETLAA, encoded by the coding sequence ATGGCAGAGAAGTTACGTAAGTACGAAACCCTTTTTGTGATCCACCCGGATCATACTGACGCCAAAGACGAAATCGTAGAGAAAATCTCGCAAATTATCCAGCAAGACGGTGGCGAAGTCCTCAAGCAAGACGATTGGGGCATGCGAAAACTTGCCTATCCCATTGAGAAAAAGCGTCAGGGTTACTATTACCTCATGGAGTTTGCGGCGCCGGCCCAAACTCCGCCTAAGCTTGAACAGACTTTCCGTATAGACGAAAGAATTATGCGGTTTATCGTGGTCAAGCTTGACGAAAAATACGAACCAGAAACTCTAGCTGCGTAA
- a CDS encoding XTP/dITP diphosphatase: MPKKILVLATRNPGKVREIKASLEGLPVEVKGLDEFPEVPEVEETGKTFFENAFKKAKEIAEATGQMALADDSGIEVDALGGAPGVYSARYAGVHGDDRKNIEKLLKELEGVPPEKRTARFKCVMVVYHPSGKWFSAEGIWEGLISLEPRGDKGFGYDPIFLVPELGKTAAELPLDEKNKLSHRGKALAEVKAKLSSFLEEIE, translated from the coding sequence ATGCCTAAAAAAATACTTGTCCTCGCCACAAGAAACCCCGGAAAAGTGAGAGAAATTAAAGCTTCTCTTGAAGGCCTGCCGGTTGAGGTCAAAGGTCTAGATGAGTTTCCTGAAGTTCCAGAGGTGGAGGAAACGGGGAAAACTTTTTTTGAAAATGCTTTTAAAAAAGCCAAAGAGATAGCCGAGGCCACTGGCCAGATGGCTCTGGCTGACGACTCTGGTATTGAAGTAGATGCGTTAGGCGGCGCACCAGGGGTTTACTCCGCCAGATACGCAGGTGTCCACGGCGATGACCGGAAAAACATAGAAAAACTACTCAAAGAGCTTGAAGGTGTGCCCCCAGAAAAACGCACGGCCAGGTTTAAATGCGTAATGGTGGTGTATCACCCTAGCGGCAAGTGGTTTTCCGCTGAAGGCATTTGGGAAGGCTTAATTTCCCTTGAACCCCGGGGAGATAAAGGCTTTGGTTATGACCCTATATTTTTAGTACCAGAGCTTGGCAAAACCGCAGCTGAACTTCCCCTTGACGAAAAAAACAAGCTAAGCCACCGGGGCAAAGCCCTGGCTGAAGTCAAGGCCAAACTTTCTTCTTTTCTTGAAGAAATTGAATAG
- the rph gene encoding ribonuclease PH, whose product MRKDGRRPDEIRPVKITPHYLKYAEGSVLMELGETKVICSVSVEEKVPPFLKDTGMGWITAEYAMLPRSTHQRTPRESATGKKGRSYEIQRLIGRSLRAVVDLTLLGERTFWVDCDVMQADGGTRTASITGAWVALALAFKKLLKEEVLTQDPMKHQLAAISCGQVTGEVLLDLNYEEDSLAEIDANFVMTAEGHIVEIQTTAEKEPFSWETFEKMKDLALKGINELAQIQQKVLENA is encoded by the coding sequence ATGCGCAAGGACGGACGAAGACCTGACGAAATAAGGCCGGTAAAAATAACACCTCATTACTTAAAGTACGCCGAAGGCTCGGTGCTCATGGAGCTTGGTGAAACCAAAGTTATTTGCAGCGTCTCGGTGGAAGAAAAAGTGCCTCCGTTTTTAAAAGACACCGGTATGGGCTGGATAACGGCAGAATACGCCATGCTTCCTCGCTCAACGCACCAGCGCACTCCGCGCGAAAGTGCTACAGGCAAAAAAGGTCGCTCCTACGAAATTCAGCGCCTCATCGGCCGCTCCCTCCGGGCCGTGGTTGACCTCACCCTTCTTGGCGAAAGGACTTTCTGGGTTGATTGCGACGTCATGCAGGCCGATGGCGGCACGCGGACCGCTTCCATTACCGGAGCCTGGGTGGCCCTGGCACTTGCCTTCAAAAAGCTCTTAAAAGAAGAAGTTTTGACCCAGGACCCGATGAAACATCAGCTGGCAGCCATAAGCTGTGGGCAAGTGACCGGTGAAGTACTTCTTGACTTAAACTACGAAGAAGACTCGCTGGCCGAAATAGACGCTAACTTCGTTATGACGGCTGAAGGCCACATCGTAGAAATCCAGACCACCGCGGAAAAAGAACCCTTCTCCTGGGAAACCTTTGAAAAAATGAAAGACCTGGCCTTAAAGGGCATAAATGAACTTGCCCAAATCCAACAAAAGGTGCTTGAAAATGCCTAA